From a region of the Vidua macroura isolate BioBank_ID:100142 chromosome 3, ASM2450914v1, whole genome shotgun sequence genome:
- the LOC128805495 gene encoding uncharacterized protein LOC128805495 isoform X3, producing the protein MPRRRPESRRCPAAGGSAVGLAGVAPHSLLPPCVCVCKRLPLLLAAAASRPTFSPPRSVSGEVRVGCFYTALPPSPAPLLFLRPLCSSCSSLACPPQPCSPPPRADLLLSVPCFARTSLPTHGCTLHPDWDLCKAGMDLPWRDTSLSVGLCVPSGTPVRV; encoded by the exons ATGCCGCGGCGGCGGCCAGAgtcccggcgctgcccggcggcGGGCGGCAG TGCCGTAGGGCTGGCAGGGGTAGCGCCGCACTCTCTCCTGCCACCGTGCGTGTGTGTTTGCAAGCGGCTGCCgctcctcctggctgctgctgcttccagaccCACTTTCTCGCCCCCTCGCTCTGTGTCAGGAGAGGTACGTGTCGGATGCTTTTATACTGCcctgcctccttcccctgctcccctccttttccttcgccctctctgcagctcctgctccagcctagCGTGTCCCCCGCAaccctgctcccctcctccccgtGCCGACCTGCTCCTCTCCGTGCCCTGCTTTGCCAGGACATCCCTTCCCACACACGGCTGCACCTTGCATCCCGACTGGGATCTCTGCAAGGCTGGGATGGATCTCCCCTGGAGAGACACGTCTCTTTCAGTTGGTCTCTGCGTCCCTAGCGGGACTCCAGTCAGGGTTTGA
- the LOC128805495 gene encoding uncharacterized protein LOC128805495 isoform X5, translating to MPRRRPESRRCPAAGGSAVGLAGVAPHSLLPPCVCVCKRLPLLLAAAASRPTFSPPRSVSGEDIPSHTRLHLASRLGSLQGWDGSPLERHVSFSWSLRP from the exons ATGCCGCGGCGGCGGCCAGAgtcccggcgctgcccggcggcGGGCGGCAG TGCCGTAGGGCTGGCAGGGGTAGCGCCGCACTCTCTCCTGCCACCGTGCGTGTGTGTTTGCAAGCGGCTGCCgctcctcctggctgctgctgcttccagaccCACTTTCTCGCCCCCTCGCTCTGTGTCAGGAGAG GACATCCCTTCCCACACACGGCTGCACCTTGCATCCCGACTGGGATCTCTGCAAGGCTGGGATGGATCTCCCCTGGAGAGACACGTCTCTTTCAGTTGGTCTCTGCGTCCCTAG
- the LOC128805495 gene encoding uncharacterized protein LOC128805495 isoform X4 → MPRRRPESRRCPAAGGSAVGLAGVAPHSLLPPCVCVCKRLPLLLAAAASRPTFSPPRSVSGELVSASLAGLQSGFDSPYSSSWLLTCLSTVEKPFSLRWEDLKFKSNVDLKICENEGWIITCYKLISQHLV, encoded by the exons ATGCCGCGGCGGCGGCCAGAgtcccggcgctgcccggcggcGGGCGGCAG TGCCGTAGGGCTGGCAGGGGTAGCGCCGCACTCTCTCCTGCCACCGTGCGTGTGTGTTTGCAAGCGGCTGCCgctcctcctggctgctgctgcttccagaccCACTTTCTCGCCCCCTCGCTCTGTGTCAGGAGAG TTGGTCTCTGCGTCCCTAGCGGGACTCCAGTCAGGGTTTGACAGTCCTTACTCTTCCTCTTGGTTGCTGACCTGTCTTAGTACTGTGGAAAAACCTTTCTCTCTCAGATGGGAGGATCTCAAATTTAAAAGTAATGTGGActtgaaaatatgtgaaaatgaGGGTTGGATTATCACTTGCTATAAGTTAATATCTCAGCATCTGGTCTGA
- the LOC128805495 gene encoding uncharacterized protein LOC128805495 isoform X2: MAGKPGRSEGRRELGAIASLRARGWGWPLNQLPPLPPPCPRPPRRSPLPSRRPSRRRPALPAPPGPRCSGPSRCGGDGVGRAATPAGSQPSSCELPGQKGADCSFPLPSPFLFLSTPWLSRGKWDRGRRSRGCKKLQLPAALPASWIPGSISPLSFLQCRRAGRGSAALSPATVRVCLQAAAAPPGCCCFQTHFLAPSLCVRRVGLCVPSGTPVRV, translated from the exons ATGGCGGGGAAGCCGGGACGCTCCGAGGGGAGGAGAGAGCTCGGGGCTATCGCCTCCCTCCGCGCGCGGGGATGGGGGTGGCCCCTGAACCAGCTtcccccgctgccgccgccgtgtcctcgcccgccccgccgctcccccctcccctcccgaCGCCCGTCGAGGCgtcgccctgccctgcccgccccgccgggcccgcgCTGCTCCGGCCCCTCGCGGTGCGGGGGCGACGGAGTGGGGCGCGCCGCGACCCCCGCCGGCTCCCAACCCTCGAGCTGCGAGCTCCCCGGGCAAAAAGGGGCAGATTGCAGCTTCCCTCTCCCGtcccccttccttttcctctctacCCCCTGGCTCAGCCGTGGGAAATGGGATAGGGGGCGGAGGTCGAGGGGCTGCAAAAAGCTTCAGCTGCCCGCTGCCCTCCCGGCGAGCTGGATACCTGGCTccatctctcctctctctttcctccagTGCCGTAGGGCTGGCAGGGGTAGCGCCGCACTCTCTCCTGCCACCGTGCGTGTGTGTTTGCAAGCGGCTGCCgctcctcctggctgctgctgcttccagaccCACTTTCTCGCCCCCTCGCTCTGTGTCAGGAGAG TTGGTCTCTGCGTCCCTAGCGGGACTCCAGTCAGGGTTTGA
- the LOC128805495 gene encoding uncharacterized protein LOC128805495 isoform X1: protein MAGKPGRSEGRRELGAIASLRARGWGWPLNQLPPLPPPCPRPPRRSPLPSRRPSRRRPALPAPPGPRCSGPSRCGGDGVGRAATPAGSQPSSCELPGQKGADCSFPLPSPFLFLSTPWLSRGKWDRGRRSRGCKKLQLPAALPASWIPGSISPLSFLQCRRAGRGSAALSPATVRVCLQAAAAPPGCCCFQTHFLAPSLCVRRGHPFPHTAAPCIPTGISARLGWISPGETRLFQLVSASLAGLQSGFDSPYSSSWLLTCLSTVEKPFSLRWEDLKFKSNVDLKICENEGWIITCYKLISQHLV from the exons ATGGCGGGGAAGCCGGGACGCTCCGAGGGGAGGAGAGAGCTCGGGGCTATCGCCTCCCTCCGCGCGCGGGGATGGGGGTGGCCCCTGAACCAGCTtcccccgctgccgccgccgtgtcctcgcccgccccgccgctcccccctcccctcccgaCGCCCGTCGAGGCgtcgccctgccctgcccgccccgccgggcccgcgCTGCTCCGGCCCCTCGCGGTGCGGGGGCGACGGAGTGGGGCGCGCCGCGACCCCCGCCGGCTCCCAACCCTCGAGCTGCGAGCTCCCCGGGCAAAAAGGGGCAGATTGCAGCTTCCCTCTCCCGtcccccttccttttcctctctacCCCCTGGCTCAGCCGTGGGAAATGGGATAGGGGGCGGAGGTCGAGGGGCTGCAAAAAGCTTCAGCTGCCCGCTGCCCTCCCGGCGAGCTGGATACCTGGCTccatctctcctctctctttcctccagTGCCGTAGGGCTGGCAGGGGTAGCGCCGCACTCTCTCCTGCCACCGTGCGTGTGTGTTTGCAAGCGGCTGCCgctcctcctggctgctgctgcttccagaccCACTTTCTCGCCCCCTCGCTCTGTGTCAGGAGAG GACATCCCTTCCCACACACGGCTGCACCTTGCATCCCGACTGGGATCTCTGCAAGGCTGGGATGGATCTCCCCTGGAGAGACACGTCTCTTTCAGTTGGTCTCTGCGTCCCTAGCGGGACTCCAGTCAGGGTTTGACAGTCCTTACTCTTCCTCTTGGTTGCTGACCTGTCTTAGTACTGTGGAAAAACCTTTCTCTCTCAGATGGGAGGATCTCAAATTTAAAAGTAATGTGGActtgaaaatatgtgaaaatgaGGGTTGGATTATCACTTGCTATAAGTTAATATCTCAGCATCTGGTCTGA